One Nitrosopumilus sp. genomic region harbors:
- a CDS encoding acetolactate synthase large subunit: MKSSDLFVKCLESEGVEYIFGLPGEENSDFCLSLLNSKIKFILVRHEQSAAFMADVYGRITPKVGVCLATLGPGATNLTTGIANANMDRSRVLAITGQTDSHLLHKESHQNMDAITLFKPITKWNWSIRNSDNIPEIVRRAFKISLEEKSGATHIELPQDIAKKESTILPIRQSLSIRSKPHASLVNLAAKLILDSKKPLILVGNGCIREDASSRIRQFAEKTGICSMNTFMAKGVISDKSERHLQTIGIKQADHALIAMKDADLVIAIGYDLVEYSPKNWNSDLSKKIIHIDFTPAEIDTYYPPDVEIDADVEYTIDAILEELEKEKKENPSIDYPKKEFPELFKKIKQQVVDRIERHKNHTSYPIEPEKLVTDVRTALDDNDIVLSDVGAHKMWIAKTYNTYVPNTCLIPNGFCSMGFSVPGAIASQLIHPQRKVVAMCGDGAFLMSVHEIETAVRLKLPIIVVVWVDGGYGLISLKEMDEYGRDAYTRFNNPDFVKLAESFGAIGYHIKSSEEFPKILEEAKKSKDKPVIIAVDVDYSRNKLLLHDDFES, translated from the coding sequence ATGAAATCTTCTGATCTGTTTGTCAAATGCCTTGAAAGTGAAGGTGTTGAGTATATCTTTGGTCTTCCCGGAGAAGAAAACTCTGACTTTTGTTTATCGCTGTTAAATTCTAAAATTAAATTTATTCTAGTTAGACATGAGCAATCTGCTGCATTCATGGCAGATGTTTATGGAAGAATAACTCCAAAAGTTGGAGTCTGCCTTGCAACACTTGGACCCGGAGCTACAAACCTTACAACAGGAATTGCAAATGCAAACATGGATAGATCACGTGTCCTTGCAATCACTGGACAAACTGATTCTCATCTTTTACACAAAGAGTCCCATCAAAACATGGATGCAATTACTTTATTCAAACCAATTACAAAATGGAATTGGTCAATTAGAAATAGTGATAACATTCCAGAAATTGTTAGACGTGCATTCAAAATTTCTCTTGAAGAAAAAAGTGGTGCAACCCACATTGAACTTCCTCAAGACATTGCAAAAAAAGAATCTACTATTCTTCCAATTAGGCAATCATTATCTATTCGCTCAAAACCTCATGCATCACTTGTAAATTTGGCTGCAAAACTTATCCTTGATTCAAAAAAGCCTTTGATTTTGGTAGGTAATGGTTGTATTCGTGAAGATGCCAGTTCTCGTATTCGACAATTTGCAGAAAAGACTGGAATTTGCTCCATGAACACATTCATGGCAAAGGGCGTGATCTCTGATAAATCAGAAAGACATCTTCAAACCATTGGAATCAAACAGGCAGATCATGCATTGATTGCAATGAAGGATGCTGACTTGGTAATTGCAATTGGATATGATCTAGTAGAATATAGTCCAAAAAACTGGAACAGTGATTTAAGTAAAAAGATTATTCACATTGATTTTACTCCGGCTGAGATTGACACTTACTATCCTCCTGATGTGGAAATTGACGCAGATGTAGAGTATACAATTGATGCAATACTAGAAGAACTTGAAAAAGAAAAGAAGGAAAACCCATCAATTGATTATCCTAAAAAAGAGTTTCCTGAATTATTTAAAAAAATCAAACAACAGGTAGTAGATAGAATAGAGCGCCACAAAAATCATACGTCTTATCCAATAGAGCCAGAAAAACTAGTAACTGATGTCAGAACTGCTCTTGATGATAATGACATAGTGTTATCTGATGTTGGTGCACACAAGATGTGGATTGCAAAAACCTACAATACCTATGTTCCAAATACTTGTCTTATACCTAATGGATTTTGTTCAATGGGGTTCTCAGTTCCTGGAGCAATAGCATCTCAATTAATTCATCCTCAGAGAAAGGTTGTTGCCATGTGTGGGGATGGTGCATTTTTGATGAGTGTTCATGAGATAGAGACAGCTGTTAGACTGAAACTTCCAATTATTGTTGTAGTTTGGGTTGATGGTGGATATGGTTTGATATCTCTAAAAGAAATGGATGAATATGGTAGAGATGCATACACTAGATTTAACAACCCAGATTTTGTAAAACTTGCAGAAAGTTTTGGCGCAATTGGATACCACATTAAATCTTCAGAGGAATTTCCAAAAATCCTCGAGGAGGCTAAAAAATCAAAAGACAAGCCTGTAATTATTGCAGTAGATGTTGATTATTCTAGAAATAAACTTCTACTTCATGATGACTTTGAAAGTTAG
- a CDS encoding winged helix-turn-helix domain-containing protein: MILWSIIAGTRGGINRAKILNLIKDTPMNANKIATVLNLDHKTVVHHVKILSKNELVVKAEKEYGAEFHLTQIMKDNQSALEEIMQKIGTK; the protein is encoded by the coding sequence ATGATACTATGGTCAATAATTGCAGGTACAAGAGGAGGAATCAACAGAGCAAAGATTCTCAATCTAATCAAAGACACCCCAATGAATGCAAACAAAATAGCTACAGTTTTGAATTTGGATCACAAAACAGTAGTACATCATGTAAAAATTTTATCAAAAAATGAACTTGTTGTAAAGGCTGAAAAAGAATACGGGGCAGAATTTCATTTAACGCAGATTATGAAAGACAATCAGAGTGCACTAGAGGAGATTATGCAAAAAATTGGAACAAAGTAA
- a CDS encoding DM13 domain-containing protein — protein MPKDWGQKWKIGFIPKINHFIMNKSLLAAIVVIIVGSVSAYAISPYFTESTIDEAIPAGAINQKIMMEETMMEETMMEETMMEDESMMEETMMEETMMEDKIPIMYRGTFVGVGDGIHDAQGDTYTISLEDGTSVLRLENFKSTNGPDLFVYLSTDEKASEFVNLGELKANKGNQNYEIPDGTDLSKYSNVLIWCKSFGVLFGSAELSSQ, from the coding sequence ATGCCTAAAGATTGGGGTCAAAAATGGAAAATTGGATTTATACCAAAAATCAATCATTTTATCATGAACAAATCTTTGCTTGCAGCAATAGTGGTAATTATAGTTGGTTCAGTATCAGCATATGCAATATCACCATATTTTACTGAATCAACTATTGATGAAGCAATTCCAGCTGGAGCGATAAATCAAAAAATCATGATGGAAGAAACTATGATGGAAGAAACTATGATGGAAGAAACTATGATGGAAGATGAATCCATGATGGAAGAAACTATGATGGAAGAAACTATGATGGAAGATAAGATACCAATTATGTACAGAGGGACATTTGTAGGTGTTGGAGATGGAATCCATGATGCACAGGGGGACACATATACAATTTCATTAGAAGATGGTACTAGTGTTCTGAGATTAGAGAACTTTAAGTCAACTAATGGGCCTGACTTGTTTGTTTATTTGTCAACTGATGAGAAGGCATCCGAGTTTGTAAATCTTGGAGAACTCAAAGCAAACAAAGGGAATCAAAATTATGAGATTCCTGATGGAACTGATCTTAGCAAATACAGTAATGTTCTGATCTGGTGCAAATCATTTGGTGTTTTGTTTGGAAGTGCAGAGTTATCTTCCCAATAA
- a CDS encoding DedA family protein, whose protein sequence is MEPFDSFLIWVTEFLGQHLYEGIFLAALLETIVPPIPTLAVFPTAGFLASQQGIPLIGLIPMIILGAIGATIGTSAIYLIALKLGRVVLLRYLKYVKVSEKKLERVEVWFEKYGDKAVFLGRMVPVMREMISVPAGLLKMRIPKFVIYTFAGSCVWSTGTILSGYYFGEAIGLGTSNLASLP, encoded by the coding sequence ATGGAACCATTTGATTCATTTCTAATTTGGGTCACTGAATTTCTGGGTCAGCATCTCTATGAGGGCATTTTTCTAGCTGCATTACTTGAGACAATAGTTCCTCCAATTCCAACACTTGCCGTATTTCCCACAGCAGGATTTTTAGCATCACAACAAGGAATTCCATTAATTGGATTAATCCCTATGATTATTCTTGGTGCAATTGGTGCAACTATAGGGACATCGGCAATCTATCTGATAGCATTGAAGCTTGGAAGAGTTGTTTTACTTCGTTATCTAAAATACGTCAAAGTTTCTGAGAAAAAATTAGAACGTGTTGAAGTCTGGTTTGAAAAGTATGGTGACAAGGCAGTGTTTTTGGGAAGGATGGTTCCAGTGATGAGGGAAATGATTTCAGTTCCTGCCGGTTTGCTAAAGATGAGAATTCCAAAATTTGTGATCTATACATTTGCAGGATCTTGTGTTTGGTCTACTGGAACTATATTGTCTGGGTATTATTTTGGAGAGGCAATAGGTCTTGGCACTAGTAATTTAGCATCATTGCCTTAA
- a CDS encoding YkgJ family cysteine cluster protein, with product MSSNIWANLCDKCKHKSCCNDYVTPFLSPKEFLSIQKLGKGNFAKKIKINNISGYELDKKEGSDQCVFWDTEKGCTVYSERPFDCKVFPFDIYKIDGKYTWIVYSCNQDTDWTWSEKILETMERDLFTDDVIKHLEAFTDLGRLEKSDKSYEYKILRQVRLPSNI from the coding sequence ATGAGTTCTAACATATGGGCAAATCTTTGTGATAAATGTAAGCATAAATCATGTTGTAATGATTATGTAACACCATTTTTATCTCCAAAAGAATTTTTGAGTATTCAAAAATTAGGAAAAGGTAATTTCGCTAAAAAAATAAAAATAAACAACATTTCAGGTTATGAATTAGATAAAAAAGAGGGATCAGATCAGTGTGTTTTTTGGGATACTGAAAAAGGATGTACTGTTTATTCAGAAAGACCATTTGATTGCAAGGTATTTCCCTTTGATATTTACAAAATTGATGGAAAATATACTTGGATTGTATATTCTTGTAATCAGGATACAGATTGGACGTGGTCTGAAAAAATATTGGAAACAATGGAGAGAGATTTATTCACAGATGATGTAATTAAACATCTAGAAGCATTTACGGATTTAGGAAGACTAGAAAAATCAGATAAATCATATGAATATAAAATTCTAAGACAAGTTCGTTTACCTAGCAACATATGA
- a CDS encoding HEAT repeat domain-containing protein has protein sequence MPVQLIDENNVREMSDLERFVYCENTLKNDPDESKRWDAVWLVGEMIEERDINKEMKQKIADLLEWTLRNDENGVVKHEASFQIAARNLRDKIPVLVDISLNDDSILSKHEAIEALGLMRAFEVKELIRKSLNDPSKDVRETAQFVLKRFARLQGSGEYKPSQYL, from the coding sequence TTGCCAGTACAACTCATTGATGAAAACAATGTCAGAGAAATGTCAGATTTAGAAAGATTTGTGTATTGTGAAAATACTTTGAAAAATGATCCTGACGAATCAAAACGCTGGGATGCAGTATGGTTAGTAGGTGAAATGATAGAAGAGCGCGACATCAACAAAGAGATGAAGCAAAAAATTGCGGACTTGTTAGAATGGACTCTTCGAAATGATGAAAATGGTGTTGTAAAACATGAGGCAAGTTTTCAAATTGCTGCTAGAAATCTAAGAGATAAGATTCCTGTTTTAGTTGACATCTCATTAAATGACGATAGTATTTTATCAAAACATGAAGCAATTGAAGCGCTTGGATTAATGAGGGCATTTGAGGTAAAGGAACTCATCAGAAAATCATTAAATGATCCAAGCAAAGATGTCAGAGAAACAGCTCAGTTTGTTTTAAAAAGATTTGCAAGACTCCAAGGTTCAGGAGAATACAAACCTTCACAATATTTGTAA
- a CDS encoding DMT family transporter, translating to MGSMNLQISKSKSYLGCIFIILAAILSSLLHVVSKPMLGLEGMMEINPILLTFLIYMICTAFFTPIARKTDPIRKFSQRDLMFMFLIGASEVAALATYFFGLQTASAVNASIFSNSEIIFSLVIAMTVFKERLNIKECIPFSMIIVGMMIIPIGNDLYQNGMSIEHIASGDILIILAGFFYAVDITLCKYIGDRYNPRRVTQITSFFCAIVALALLVLLGIPIQFDLNYVPNLVVLSVFGTGMSTLLFLAGLKLIGAVRTILLYSTTSIFGILFAGIFLAEEITSLDIICLVITLTGIFFLRNKLAESESEPENSKEHICSIDEKQGVKVTTMKF from the coding sequence ATGGGATCCATGAATCTGCAAATTTCTAAATCAAAATCCTATTTGGGATGTATTTTTATTATTTTAGCAGCAATTCTCTCCTCTCTACTACATGTTGTATCAAAACCCATGTTGGGATTAGAAGGTATGATGGAGATTAATCCAATTCTGCTTACCTTTCTGATTTACATGATTTGTACGGCCTTTTTTACTCCTATAGCCAGAAAAACTGATCCAATTAGAAAATTCTCTCAAAGAGACTTGATGTTTATGTTTTTGATTGGTGCATCTGAAGTAGCAGCACTTGCTACTTACTTTTTTGGATTGCAAACAGCTTCAGCAGTTAATGCATCTATTTTTAGCAACAGTGAAATTATTTTCTCTCTAGTTATTGCAATGACTGTTTTTAAGGAAAGACTGAACATCAAAGAATGCATTCCATTTTCAATGATTATTGTTGGCATGATGATTATTCCTATAGGAAATGATTTGTATCAAAATGGTATGAGTATTGAGCATATTGCATCAGGAGATATCCTGATTATTCTTGCTGGATTTTTTTATGCAGTAGACATTACACTTTGCAAATACATTGGAGACAGATACAATCCTAGAAGAGTTACACAGATTACATCATTTTTTTGTGCTATAGTTGCATTAGCATTACTAGTACTACTTGGTATTCCAATACAGTTTGATCTAAACTATGTTCCTAACCTAGTAGTTCTATCTGTCTTTGGAACTGGAATGTCTACTTTGTTATTTCTTGCTGGCTTGAAGTTAATTGGTGCAGTTAGAACTATTTTGCTTTATTCTACAACTTCTATTTTTGGGATTCTTTTTGCAGGAATATTTCTTGCCGAAGAAATTACATCACTAGATATCATATGTCTTGTAATTACATTAACTGGTATTTTCTTTTTGCGTAACAAATTGGCAGAATCTGAATCAGAGCCAGAAAATTCTAAAGAACACATTTGCAGTATTGATGAGAAACAAGGGGTTAAAGTGACTACGATGAAATTCTGA
- a CDS encoding response regulator: protein MIEKTAIIIDDDEAINSLLGELLTLYGYDVVGSGFDGNDAISLYTKHNPSIVLLDVRMPKKNGFEALGEIKKIDPSSTVIMITGEVESQTNDRLQSLGASAIVYKPFEVEKLIKVINKAIKSNKMIVQ from the coding sequence GTGATTGAAAAGACTGCAATAATTATTGATGATGATGAGGCAATAAACTCACTTTTGGGCGAACTCTTGACTCTATATGGATATGATGTTGTTGGAAGTGGATTTGATGGAAATGATGCGATCTCACTATACACGAAACACAATCCAAGTATTGTTTTACTTGATGTAAGAATGCCTAAAAAAAATGGATTTGAAGCACTAGGTGAAATCAAAAAAATTGATCCATCATCTACTGTAATAATGATTACTGGCGAAGTTGAGTCTCAAACTAATGACAGGTTACAATCACTTGGTGCATCAGCTATAGTCTACAAACCATTTGAAGTTGAAAAACTGATCAAAGTTATCAACAAAGCCATAAAATCCAATAAAATGATAGTTCAATAA
- a CDS encoding DUF72 domain-containing protein, which translates to MNIKIGCTGWSYHGWSGTFYPKSIKSSEWLKYYAQIFDITEINSTFYRIPTQEIVRRWDADTPRHFRFTAKFPSSITHEKRLEKVNSEVFSFLSSLSPIYEKISALVLQLPPSLSFEEAKPRLQELFEILPDDFVYPIEGRHESWFSEDAISYLKQNKHCLVWNDIAGVNNPMPITTNYLYVRLIGDRSIADSEFGKVSKDRLNMIKDWANKLKDIQDIPLAMVMTNNHYEGFGPATANSLRMELGLRELIWEEKKQNTLGNF; encoded by the coding sequence ATGAATATCAAGATAGGATGTACTGGCTGGAGCTATCATGGTTGGTCTGGCACATTTTATCCAAAGAGCATAAAGAGTTCTGAATGGCTCAAATATTATGCCCAGATTTTTGATATCACAGAGATAAATTCCACTTTTTATCGAATTCCTACCCAGGAAATAGTGAGGCGATGGGATGCTGATACCCCACGACATTTTAGATTTACAGCAAAATTTCCATCATCAATCACACATGAAAAGAGACTTGAAAAAGTAAATTCCGAAGTATTCTCTTTTCTCTCATCATTATCTCCAATTTATGAAAAAATCTCGGCACTAGTTTTGCAATTACCACCATCATTATCATTTGAAGAAGCAAAGCCAAGATTGCAGGAACTATTTGAAATTCTACCAGACGATTTTGTTTATCCAATAGAGGGAAGACATGAATCGTGGTTCTCTGAAGATGCAATATCATATCTAAAACAAAACAAACACTGTCTTGTTTGGAATGATATTGCAGGAGTAAACAATCCAATGCCAATTACAACAAACTATCTTTATGTTAGATTAATAGGGGATCGCTCAATTGCTGATTCAGAATTTGGCAAGGTATCAAAAGACAGATTAAACATGATAAAAGATTGGGCAAATAAACTAAAAGACATTCAAGACATTCCATTAGCTATGGTAATGACTAACAATCACTATGAAGGGTTTGGACCAGCAACTGCAAATTCATTAAGGATGGAACTAGGATTAAGAGAATTAATTTGGGAAGAAAAAAAGCAAAATACACTAGGTAATTTTTAA
- a CDS encoding HAMP domain-containing sensor histidine kinase produces the protein MSPKQKISIIVGFQILLIAGSFMTMVYLESKWTTLGNTIDQAGLNRLLTLRTILEIHNFEDRGLNFDTQTMPKVVSLESLKENLYLIKEGGIKDGISLVKLPEKLQDTWYLVEQDYVIFESSIKNYFNSDSNERHELLIQIDTYGENLIQSSDNLVSDIALFQVEIEFLIISLQIIFLIVNVIAHVLLVYLIFKILNNFSNEKIKLEKFAVIGEIGANIAHDLRNPLAAIKGSFDILKMKKKDLDDEFAEKQFKKIETSINKIQYLTRDILDFARNQEIQKEEFSLLESIKDTMNEIPISKQVQIKLPENDYKIIGDKVKIGSVISNLIKNSVDEVGNTGSIRIDLKENPQSVVITIEDSGKRLTEKDVKKIFDPLYTTKQHGTGLGLTICQKIIEQHEGTINVKVNPTRFIISLPKK, from the coding sequence ATGTCTCCAAAACAAAAAATATCGATAATTGTGGGTTTTCAAATTCTGCTAATTGCTGGAAGTTTTATGACAATGGTATATCTAGAATCTAAATGGACAACTCTTGGAAACACAATTGATCAAGCAGGACTAAACAGATTACTAACACTTAGAACTATATTAGAAATTCATAACTTTGAAGATCGTGGATTAAATTTTGACACTCAAACTATGCCAAAAGTTGTATCACTAGAGTCTCTTAAAGAAAATCTGTATTTGATTAAAGAAGGAGGAATTAAAGATGGCATTTCACTAGTAAAACTTCCTGAAAAACTCCAAGACACATGGTATCTTGTGGAACAAGACTATGTTATTTTTGAAAGCAGCATTAAAAATTATTTTAATTCTGATTCCAACGAACGTCATGAATTACTAATTCAAATTGATACATATGGTGAAAATCTTATTCAAAGTTCAGATAATCTAGTCTCTGATATTGCATTGTTCCAAGTTGAAATAGAGTTTTTGATAATTAGTCTTCAAATAATTTTCTTGATTGTTAATGTAATTGCACATGTGCTACTAGTGTATCTTATCTTTAAAATTCTTAATAATTTTTCAAATGAGAAAATAAAGTTAGAAAAATTTGCAGTAATTGGGGAGATTGGTGCAAACATTGCACATGACCTTAGAAATCCATTAGCTGCAATCAAAGGATCCTTTGATATACTAAAAATGAAAAAGAAAGATCTTGATGATGAATTTGCAGAAAAACAATTTAAAAAGATTGAAACTTCAATTAACAAGATACAGTACTTAACAAGAGATATTTTGGATTTTGCAAGAAACCAAGAAATTCAAAAAGAGGAATTTAGTCTTTTAGAATCAATTAAAGACACAATGAATGAAATTCCTATCTCCAAACAAGTACAAATCAAATTACCAGAAAATGATTATAAAATTATTGGAGATAAAGTCAAGATTGGTTCAGTGATTTCAAATTTAATAAAAAATTCTGTTGATGAAGTAGGAAATACTGGAAGTATTCGAATTGATCTAAAGGAGAATCCACAAAGTGTAGTCATTACAATTGAGGACTCTGGAAAAAGACTAACAGAAAAGGATGTAAAGAAAATTTTTGATCCTCTATATACGACAAAACAACACGGTACTGGTTTGGGACTTACAATATGTCAAAAAATCATAGAGCAGCATGAAGGTACTATTAATGTAAAGGTTAATCCTACCAGATTCATAATTTCATTACCCAAAAAATAG
- a CDS encoding response regulator codes for MNKKTIMVADDDSEVLDTVSTLLELFGYDVIQAKDGLDAIAKYKEYKPRLIFLDIKMPKLDGYETFFELEKRFSMSKIIFMTAHADYTKWKEVKAKKALELIEKPFSAEKLRELAKKFYPKK; via the coding sequence ATGAATAAAAAAACAATAATGGTAGCAGATGATGACTCTGAAGTACTAGATACTGTAAGTACTTTGTTGGAGTTGTTTGGATATGATGTGATTCAAGCAAAAGATGGACTTGACGCCATTGCAAAATACAAAGAGTATAAACCAAGATTAATTTTCCTTGATATCAAAATGCCAAAACTCGATGGATATGAAACTTTTTTTGAGCTTGAAAAGAGATTTTCAATGTCAAAGATAATTTTCATGACAGCACATGCAGATTACACAAAATGGAAGGAAGTCAAGGCTAAAAAAGCCTTAGAATTAATCGAAAAACCCTTCTCAGCAGAAAAGCTAAGAGAACTTGCAAAAAAATTCTATCCAAAAAAATAA
- a CDS encoding sorbosone dehydrogenase family protein, with translation MKEIIISIILLGLIPIVSAQEFPEYNVKVEVVADNLKIPWSIDWTSDGKIFFTERTGNLRLIENGVLQAPLLTIGVGGVEGGLLGIAVDPNYDENHYIYLYYTYNEFLSTTNKIVRYVISEDKVTEDKVLLDGIPGGPFHDGGRIKFGPDGKLYITTGEAGNPPFSQDLDSLGGKILRINSDGTIPEDNPWKNSAIYSIGHRNPQGMDWDDFGNLVATEHGPSGWRGIAHDEINVITPGTNYGWPDIIGDETMQGMQNPILHSGDDTWAPSGAEFYSGDKIPQWSGKYFVATLRGEHLHMIDFDLKQNKVVAHEKLFQDSFGRLRDVATGPDGYLYILTSNQDGRGSPQLNDDKILRIIPLNEINSFEDCLAAELPIMESYPRQCRTKDGKNFVEHIIIIPQWIKDSAILWSNDVIGDETFVEILNELVNSEILKNSQPDSENKIPKWIKNTVKWWTTDQINNVTFVQSIQWMIDKGFLKIQQ, from the coding sequence GTGAAAGAGATCATTATTAGCATAATTTTACTTGGGTTAATACCAATAGTTTCTGCTCAAGAGTTTCCCGAGTATAATGTCAAAGTTGAAGTAGTAGCTGATAATCTCAAGATTCCTTGGAGTATTGATTGGACTTCAGACGGAAAAATCTTTTTTACAGAAAGAACTGGAAACCTTCGATTAATTGAGAATGGTGTTTTGCAAGCGCCCTTACTGACTATTGGTGTCGGTGGTGTTGAAGGGGGGTTATTAGGGATTGCAGTTGATCCAAATTATGATGAAAACCATTACATCTATCTCTATTATACTTACAATGAATTTCTTAGCACAACTAACAAAATAGTTCGATATGTAATATCTGAAGACAAAGTCACAGAAGACAAAGTACTATTAGATGGAATTCCAGGAGGTCCATTTCATGATGGTGGAAGAATAAAGTTTGGGCCAGATGGAAAACTCTACATAACAACAGGTGAAGCTGGAAATCCACCATTCTCCCAAGATTTAGACTCACTTGGTGGAAAGATACTCAGAATTAATTCAGACGGAACAATACCAGAAGATAATCCATGGAAGAATTCTGCAATTTACAGCATAGGTCATAGAAATCCACAGGGAATGGATTGGGATGATTTTGGAAATTTAGTAGCCACTGAGCATGGACCTTCAGGATGGAGAGGGATAGCACATGATGAGATTAATGTAATTACTCCAGGCACAAATTATGGTTGGCCCGATATAATTGGCGATGAGACAATGCAAGGAATGCAAAATCCAATCTTGCATTCTGGTGATGATACGTGGGCACCATCAGGCGCAGAATTTTACAGTGGAGATAAAATTCCGCAATGGAGTGGAAAATATTTTGTTGCAACATTGAGGGGAGAACACCTTCACATGATTGATTTTGACTTGAAACAAAACAAAGTGGTTGCACATGAAAAATTATTCCAGGATAGTTTTGGCAGATTAAGAGATGTTGCAACTGGTCCTGATGGATATCTGTACATTTTAACTAGCAATCAAGACGGAAGGGGATCACCTCAACTCAATGATGACAAAATTTTACGAATTATTCCATTAAATGAAATTAATAGTTTTGAGGATTGTCTTGCAGCAGAATTACCAATTATGGAGTCATATCCAAGACAGTGCAGAACAAAAGATGGTAAAAACTTTGTTGAGCATATTATAATTATTCCACAATGGATAAAAGACTCAGCAATACTGTGGTCTAACGATGTAATTGGTGATGAAACATTTGTGGAGATATTAAATGAACTAGTAAATAGTGAAATTTTAAAGAATTCACAACCAGATTCAGAAAATAAAATTCCCAAATGGATTAAAAATACTGTCAAATGGTGGACAACAGATCAAATTAACAATGTAACTTTTGTTCAAAGCATTCAGTGGATGATAGATAAAGGATTTTTAAAAATTCAACAATAA